A genomic window from Cytobacillus suaedae includes:
- the deoC gene encoding deoxyribose-phosphate aldolase, protein MDNIAKLIDHTALKADTTEEQILKLCSEAKEYVFASVCVNPTWVKTAAEQLAGTEVKICTVIGFPLGANTPETKAFETTNAIENGATEVDMVINIGALKDKNDDLVERDIRAVVEAAKGKALTKVIIETSLLTEEEKVRACQLAVKAGTDFVKTSTGFSTGGATVEDIALMRKTVGPDIGVKASGGVRDLKGVQDMVEAGATRIGASAGVEIVKGLTSTSEY, encoded by the coding sequence ATGGATAACATTGCAAAATTGATTGATCATACCGCACTTAAAGCTGACACAACGGAGGAACAAATCCTGAAATTATGTTCAGAAGCAAAAGAATATGTTTTTGCCTCTGTTTGTGTAAATCCAACTTGGGTGAAAACAGCTGCTGAGCAATTAGCTGGAACTGAAGTAAAGATTTGTACAGTTATTGGATTCCCGTTAGGAGCAAATACTCCTGAAACGAAAGCGTTTGAAACGACAAATGCAATTGAGAATGGTGCAACCGAAGTTGACATGGTCATAAATATTGGTGCATTAAAGGACAAAAATGACGACCTTGTTGAACGTGATATCCGTGCTGTTGTTGAAGCTGCTAAGGGGAAAGCTCTCACAAAAGTAATCATTGAGACGAGTCTTTTAACAGAGGAAGAGAAAGTTAGAGCATGTCAATTAGCTGTCAAAGCTGGGACTGACTTTGTAAAAACTTCAACTGGCTTCTCAACTGGAGGGGCTACAGTGGAGGATATTGCCTTGATGAGAAAAACAGTAGGACCAGATATTGGGGTGAAAGCGTCTGGTGGTGTTCGTGACTTGAAAGGTGTTCAAGATATGGTTGAAGCTGGTGCAACACGAATTGGTGCCAGTGCAGGAGTAGAAATTGTTAAAGGATTAACTAGTACCTCAGAATATTAA
- the mtaB gene encoding tRNA (N(6)-L-threonylcarbamoyladenosine(37)-C(2))-methylthiotransferase MtaB, which translates to MPTVAFHTLGCKVNHYETEAIWQLFKEQGYDRMEFEGIADVYVINTCTVTNTGDKKSRQVIRRAIRKNPDGVICVTGCYAQTSPAEIMAIPGVDIVVGTQDRVKMLDYIDQYKNERQPINGVGNIMKARVYEELDVPSFTDRTRASLKIQEGCNNFCTFCIIPWARGLMRSRDPKEVITQAQSLVNAGYKEIVLTGIHTGGYGEDMKDYNLAKLLQDLDEKVVGLKRIRISSIEASQITDEVIEVLDKSDKVVRHLHIPLQSGSDTVLKRMRRKYTMEHFADRLTRLKEALPGLAITSDVIVGFPGETEDEFMETYNFIKEHKFSELHVFPYSKRTGTPAARMDDQVDEEIKNERVHRLIALSDQLAKEYASQFENEVLEVIPEEDFKEEGSTGLYMGYTDNYLKVKFPASEDMIGKLVKIKITKAGYPYNEGQFVKVVEDDLVKTFESVKLSS; encoded by the coding sequence ATGCCAACAGTAGCATTTCATACATTAGGTTGTAAAGTAAATCATTATGAGACAGAGGCAATTTGGCAGCTTTTTAAAGAACAAGGCTATGACCGTATGGAATTTGAAGGAATTGCCGATGTTTATGTGATAAATACGTGTACGGTAACGAATACTGGGGATAAGAAAAGTCGACAAGTAATACGACGTGCGATTCGTAAAAATCCTGACGGGGTTATTTGTGTAACGGGTTGTTATGCTCAAACATCACCTGCAGAAATTATGGCTATTCCTGGAGTAGACATCGTGGTAGGTACACAGGATCGAGTTAAAATGCTGGACTATATTGACCAATATAAAAACGAAAGACAACCGATAAACGGCGTCGGTAATATTATGAAGGCACGTGTATATGAGGAATTAGATGTTCCATCATTCACAGACAGAACACGTGCGTCTTTAAAAATACAAGAGGGCTGTAATAACTTCTGTACCTTCTGTATCATTCCTTGGGCACGTGGACTCATGCGTTCTCGCGATCCAAAAGAGGTTATTACTCAAGCTCAATCACTTGTAAATGCTGGGTATAAGGAGATTGTCCTTACGGGAATCCACACAGGTGGTTATGGGGAGGATATGAAAGACTATAACCTTGCTAAACTTCTTCAAGATTTAGATGAAAAAGTCGTAGGATTAAAACGTATCCGTATCTCATCTATTGAAGCTAGCCAAATTACGGACGAGGTTATTGAAGTACTTGATAAATCCGATAAAGTTGTCCGTCACTTACACATTCCGCTTCAGTCGGGCTCTGACACGGTTCTGAAGAGAATGAGACGTAAGTATACAATGGAGCACTTTGCTGACCGCTTAACTAGGCTAAAAGAAGCATTACCTGGTTTAGCAATTACTTCGGATGTGATTGTGGGTTTTCCTGGAGAGACGGAAGATGAATTTATGGAAACATACAATTTTATTAAAGAACATAAATTCTCTGAGCTTCACGTATTTCCATACTCTAAACGTACTGGAACACCTGCTGCCCGCATGGACGATCAAGTTGATGAAGAGATAAAGAATGAAAGAGTTCATCGCTTAATTGCATTATCTGACCAATTAGCTAAAGAATACGCTTCACAGTTCGAGAACGAAGTATTAGAGGTTATTCCAGAAGAAGATTTTAAAGAAGAAGGAAGTACAGGTCTTTATATGGGGTATACGGATAATTACTTAAAAGTAAAATTCCCTGCCTCAGAAGACATGATTGGTAAATTAGTAAAAATTAAGATTACTAAGGCAGGTTACCCTTATAACGAAGGACAATTTGTAAAAGTAGTCGAAGATGATCTAGTAAAAACCTTCGAATCTGTAAAATTGAGTTCTTAA
- a CDS encoding 16S rRNA (uracil(1498)-N(3))-methyltransferase, which translates to MQRYFVERMDENQATILGEDVHHITRVMRMGIGDQLICCNPNGKAGRCTITEITNEYVLANVVEWIVDHVELPINVIIVSGLPKGDKLEYVIQKGTELGASEFVPFIAARSIVKWDEKKGSKKVERWEKIAKEAAEQSHRTKIPTVQAPLTFKQLLSLGESYHYKLIAYEEDAKSGEKSNLASTLEQMKPGDSLLVVVGPEGGLSEKEVDSLRDAGFVSCSFGPRILRAETAPLYLLSAVSYYFELAR; encoded by the coding sequence GTGCAACGTTATTTTGTAGAAAGAATGGACGAGAATCAAGCAACAATTCTAGGGGAAGATGTTCACCATATAACAAGGGTTATGCGAATGGGCATTGGTGATCAGCTTATATGCTGCAATCCAAATGGAAAAGCAGGCAGATGTACGATTACTGAAATTACCAATGAATACGTATTAGCCAATGTTGTAGAATGGATTGTGGACCATGTAGAATTACCGATAAATGTAATCATTGTGAGTGGGTTGCCTAAAGGGGACAAACTTGAATATGTTATCCAAAAAGGGACTGAACTAGGTGCAAGTGAGTTTGTCCCTTTTATTGCGGCTCGTTCAATTGTAAAATGGGATGAGAAAAAAGGCAGTAAAAAGGTTGAAAGATGGGAAAAGATTGCAAAAGAAGCAGCAGAACAATCTCATCGTACAAAAATCCCAACGGTACAAGCCCCTCTTACATTTAAACAATTACTTTCATTAGGTGAGAGTTATCATTATAAATTAATTGCTTATGAGGAAGATGCTAAGAGTGGTGAAAAATCTAACTTAGCTTCAACCTTAGAACAAATGAAACCCGGAGATTCTCTTTTAGTTGTGGTTGGTCCAGAAGGTGGATTGTCTGAGAAGGAAGTTGACTCTCTTAGAGATGCTGGTTTTGTTTCGTGTAGTTTTGGACCAAGAATTTTGAGAGCAGAAACAGCACCGCTGTACTTGTTATCTGCTGTTTCGTATTATTTTGAATTAGCGAGGTGA
- the prmA gene encoding 50S ribosomal protein L11 methyltransferase, with the protein MKWSEISIHTTQEAVEPISNILHEAGASGVVIEDPFDLTKEREQVFGEIYQLNPDDYPEEGVIVKAYLPVNSFLSETVEEIKEAINGLLLFGIDIGHNKISLIEVNEEDWATAWKKYYHPVKISERFTIVPTWEDYEPVSTDELIIELDPGMAFGTGTHPTTVLCIQALERTVQAGDSVIDVGTGSGVLSIAAAMLGAKEIKALDLDSVAVESALENVKLNKVDDIVSVSQNNLLNNIEGPVDVVVANILAEIILLFTEDANKILKKGGLFITSGIITTKKEEVKEGLLAAGFAIEETVVMEDWVAFIARKN; encoded by the coding sequence ATGAAATGGTCAGAAATTAGTATTCATACTACACAGGAGGCTGTTGAACCTATTTCGAATATTTTACATGAAGCTGGAGCTAGTGGAGTAGTAATTGAAGATCCTTTCGACTTAACCAAAGAACGCGAACAAGTCTTTGGTGAAATCTACCAACTCAACCCTGACGATTACCCAGAAGAGGGTGTTATCGTTAAGGCCTATTTACCTGTAAATAGCTTTTTATCTGAAACCGTTGAAGAAATAAAAGAAGCCATTAATGGTTTATTATTGTTTGGTATCGATATAGGCCATAATAAAATTTCATTAATTGAAGTCAATGAAGAAGATTGGGCTACTGCTTGGAAAAAGTATTACCATCCCGTAAAAATCTCTGAAAGATTTACGATAGTACCAACATGGGAAGATTATGAGCCTGTTAGTACGGACGAATTAATAATCGAACTAGACCCTGGGATGGCGTTTGGAACAGGAACTCATCCGACGACTGTACTATGTATACAAGCATTGGAAAGAACGGTACAAGCAGGAGACTCAGTAATCGATGTTGGAACAGGTTCAGGCGTACTAAGTATTGCGGCAGCAATGCTGGGTGCAAAAGAAATCAAAGCACTTGATTTAGATTCAGTTGCCGTGGAAAGTGCACTTGAGAATGTTAAGCTTAATAAGGTAGATGATATCGTATCCGTTTCTCAAAATAACCTGTTAAACAATATAGAGGGTCCTGTCGATGTTGTGGTAGCCAATATTTTAGCAGAAATCATTTTATTATTTACAGAGGATGCAAATAAGATCTTGAAAAAAGGTGGCCTCTTTATCACATCAGGAATTATTACAACTAAAAAAGAAGAGGTAAAAGAAGGCTTATTGGCAGCAGGTTTTGCAATTGAAGAGACTGTTGTAATGGAAGACTGGGTTGCATTTATTGCTAGAAAAAATTAA
- the dnaJ gene encoding molecular chaperone DnaJ yields the protein MSKRDYYEVLGVSKSASKDEIKKAYRKLSKQYHPDINKAEDAAEKFKEVKEAYEVLSDDQKRSHYDQFGHTDPNQGFGGFGGGDFGGGFGFEDIFSSIFGGGGRRRDPNAPRQGADLQYTMTLKFEDAVFGKETDIEIPREETCDTCDGSGAKPGTKASTCSHCNGSGQLNVEQNTPFGRIVNRRVCNHCNGTGKSIPHKCSTCGGSGKVKKRKKIHIKIPAGVDDGQQLRVAGQGEPGVNGGPPGDLYVVFQVRGHEFFERDGDDIYCEMPLTFAQAALGDEVEVPTLHGKVKLKIPAGTQTGTKFRLRGKGVQNVRGYGQGDQHIQIRVITPTKLTEKQKQLLREFSDLSGHEAPDEQHDSFFAKVKRAFKGE from the coding sequence ATGAGTAAACGAGATTACTACGAAGTACTTGGGGTTAGCAAAAGTGCTTCAAAAGACGAGATAAAAAAGGCTTATAGAAAACTATCAAAACAATACCATCCTGATATAAACAAAGCCGAAGATGCTGCTGAGAAATTTAAAGAAGTTAAAGAGGCTTATGAAGTCTTAAGTGATGACCAAAAACGTTCTCACTATGATCAATTTGGTCATACAGATCCGAACCAAGGGTTTGGCGGCTTTGGTGGCGGAGATTTCGGTGGTGGCTTTGGTTTCGAAGATATCTTTAGCTCAATCTTTGGTGGCGGAGGTAGACGACGTGACCCGAATGCACCAAGACAAGGTGCTGACTTACAATATACAATGACACTTAAATTCGAGGATGCGGTTTTTGGTAAAGAAACCGACATTGAAATTCCAAGAGAAGAAACGTGTGATACGTGTGACGGTTCAGGTGCAAAACCTGGTACAAAGGCAAGTACATGCTCACATTGTAATGGGTCGGGTCAACTTAATGTAGAGCAAAACACACCATTTGGTCGAATTGTAAATAGACGTGTATGTAACCACTGTAACGGTACTGGCAAATCAATACCGCATAAATGTTCAACTTGTGGCGGCTCAGGTAAAGTGAAGAAACGTAAGAAGATACACATTAAGATACCTGCAGGGGTTGATGATGGTCAACAATTACGTGTCGCAGGTCAAGGAGAGCCAGGGGTAAATGGTGGACCTCCAGGTGACCTTTACGTTGTGTTCCAGGTAAGAGGACATGAGTTCTTCGAAAGAGACGGCGATGATATTTACTGTGAAATGCCATTAACCTTTGCACAAGCTGCTCTAGGGGATGAGGTTGAAGTACCAACCCTTCATGGGAAGGTAAAGCTTAAGATTCCTGCTGGAACACAAACTGGCACTAAATTCCGTCTGCGTGGTAAAGGTGTACAAAATGTAAGAGGATATGGCCAAGGAGATCAACATATTCAAATACGTGTAATTACTCCTACTAAATTAACTGAGAAACAAAAACAATTATTACGTGAGTTTTCAGACCTAAGTGGTCATGAGGCACCTGACGAGCAGCATGACAGCTTCTTCGCAAAAGTAAAAAGAGCTTTTAAAGGTGAATAA
- the dnaK gene encoding molecular chaperone DnaK: MSKIIGIDLGTTNSCVAVMEGGEAKVIPNPEGNRTTPSVIAFKNGERQVGEVAKRQAITNPNTIISIKRHMGTDYKVTVEDKEYTPQEMSAAILQYLKSYAEDYLGEKVTKAVITVPAYFNDAERQATKDAGRIAGLEVERIINEPTAAALAYGLDKTEEDQTILVYDLGGGTFDVSILELGDGVFEVKATAGDNRLGGDDFDQVIIDYLVEQFKKENGIDLSKDKMAMQRLKDAAEKAKKDLSGVTSTQISLPFITAGEAGPLHLEVNMTRAKFDELSAGLVERTMGPTRQAIKDSGLSASEIDKVILVGGSTRIPAVQEAIKKETGKEPHKGVNPDEVVALGAAIQGGVLTGDVKDVVLLDVTPLSLGIETMGGVFTKLIERNTTIPTSKSQVFSTAADNQTAVDIHVLQGERPMAADNKTLGRFQLSDIPPAPRGIPQIEVSFDIDKNGIVNVRAKDLGTNKEQAITIKSSTGLSDEEVEKMVREAEENAEADKKRKEEVELRNEADQLVFTTEKTLKDLEGKVDEAEITKANEAKDALKAAIEKNDLEEMRTTKDALQEIVQQLSVKLYEEAAKAAQGAEGAEGEATGKKADDIVDAEYEEVKDDK; encoded by the coding sequence ATGAGTAAAATCATTGGTATAGACTTAGGAACAACAAATTCATGTGTTGCCGTTATGGAAGGCGGAGAAGCTAAAGTTATTCCAAATCCTGAGGGAAATCGTACAACACCTTCCGTAATCGCATTTAAAAACGGTGAGCGTCAAGTTGGGGAAGTAGCAAAGCGTCAAGCGATTACAAACCCAAATACGATCATCTCAATTAAACGTCATATGGGTACAGATTACAAAGTAACTGTGGAAGATAAAGAATATACTCCACAAGAAATGTCTGCTGCGATTCTACAATACTTAAAATCATATGCAGAAGACTATTTAGGTGAAAAGGTTACAAAGGCTGTAATTACAGTACCTGCTTATTTCAACGATGCGGAGCGTCAAGCGACTAAGGATGCTGGTCGTATTGCAGGACTTGAGGTTGAGCGTATTATTAATGAGCCTACTGCTGCTGCATTAGCATACGGTTTAGATAAAACTGAAGAAGATCAAACAATTTTAGTTTATGACCTTGGTGGTGGTACGTTTGACGTATCTATCCTTGAACTAGGGGACGGAGTTTTTGAAGTAAAAGCAACAGCTGGGGACAACCGCCTTGGTGGAGATGACTTTGACCAAGTAATCATTGACTATTTAGTTGAACAATTTAAGAAAGAAAATGGCATTGATCTTTCTAAAGATAAAATGGCAATGCAACGTCTAAAAGATGCTGCTGAGAAAGCGAAGAAAGACCTTTCAGGAGTAACTTCAACACAAATTTCATTACCATTCATCACTGCTGGAGAAGCAGGTCCACTTCACTTAGAAGTAAACATGACTCGTGCGAAGTTTGATGAGTTATCTGCTGGATTAGTTGAAAGAACAATGGGCCCTACTCGCCAAGCGATTAAAGATTCTGGTCTTTCAGCAAGTGAAATTGACAAAGTTATTTTAGTTGGTGGTTCAACTCGTATTCCTGCAGTACAAGAAGCAATCAAAAAGGAAACAGGAAAAGAGCCACACAAAGGTGTAAATCCAGATGAGGTAGTAGCATTAGGTGCTGCGATTCAAGGTGGAGTTTTAACTGGAGACGTTAAAGACGTTGTATTACTTGACGTTACACCTTTATCATTAGGGATTGAAACAATGGGTGGAGTATTTACGAAGTTAATCGAGCGTAATACTACAATCCCTACTAGTAAATCACAAGTGTTCTCAACTGCAGCTGACAACCAAACAGCAGTAGATATTCACGTGTTACAAGGTGAGCGTCCAATGGCAGCTGACAATAAGACACTAGGTCGCTTCCAATTATCAGACATTCCTCCAGCACCACGTGGTATCCCTCAAATTGAGGTGAGTTTTGATATAGATAAAAATGGTATCGTTAATGTACGTGCAAAAGATTTAGGAACAAACAAAGAACAGGCGATTACAATCAAATCTTCAACAGGTTTATCTGATGAAGAAGTTGAAAAAATGGTACGTGAAGCAGAAGAAAATGCAGAAGCGGACAAAAAACGTAAAGAAGAAGTTGAGCTGCGCAATGAGGCAGATCAGTTAGTCTTTACAACAGAAAAAACACTAAAAGACCTTGAAGGTAAAGTTGACGAAGCAGAAATAACTAAAGCAAACGAAGCAAAAGATGCTTTAAAAGCTGCAATCGAAAAGAACGACCTTGAAGAAATGCGTACGACGAAAGATGCTTTACAAGAAATCGTTCAACAGCTTTCTGTAAAACTTTACGAAGAAGCTGCTAAAGCTGCACAAGGTGCCGAGGGTGCTGAAGGTGAAGCAACTGGTAAAAAAGCAGATGATATCGTAGACGCAGAATACGAAGAAGTAAAAGACGATAAATAA
- the grpE gene encoding nucleotide exchange factor GrpE, producing MNTNEETTMESTEATSENVVENLEKDELTKANEKIADLEQQVQESENKLYRVQADFENFKRRVRLDQEAAQKYRAQSLISDMLSSIDNFERAMKIDAEDDKMKTLLQGMDMVYRGLIEALKNEGVEIIESVGQQFDPQLHQAVMQVEDSEYDSGVVIEEFQKGYKLKDRVIRPSMVKVNQ from the coding sequence ATGAATACAAATGAGGAGACTACTATGGAGTCAACTGAAGCTACAAGTGAAAATGTTGTAGAGAATTTAGAAAAAGATGAGCTTACGAAAGCCAATGAAAAAATCGCTGACCTTGAACAACAAGTTCAAGAATCTGAAAATAAATTATATCGAGTGCAGGCTGATTTTGAGAATTTCAAACGTCGTGTTCGTTTAGATCAGGAGGCCGCTCAGAAGTATCGTGCACAAAGCTTGATTTCTGATATGTTATCTTCTATCGATAACTTCGAAAGAGCAATGAAAATAGATGCTGAAGATGATAAGATGAAAACCCTTCTTCAAGGTATGGATATGGTTTACCGTGGTTTGATAGAAGCTTTAAAAAATGAAGGTGTAGAAATAATCGAGTCTGTTGGACAGCAGTTTGATCCACAATTACACCAAGCAGTTATGCAAGTTGAGGATTCGGAATATGACTCTGGAGTTGTCATTGAAGAATTCCAAAAGGGCTATAAATTGAAGGATCGAGTGATTCGTCCATCAATGGTCAAGGTTAACCAATAA
- the hrcA gene encoding heat-inducible transcriptional repressor HrcA → MLTDRQLLILQVIIDDFIQSAQPVGSRSLSKKDGISFSSATIRNEMADLEDLGFIEKTHSSSGRVPSEKGYRYYVDHLLSPQSVSKQDKEEIKSIFAERIYELEKVVQKSAQILSDLTSYTSIVLGPEVNENRVKKLQIIPINRDTAVAIIVTDTGHVENRTITFPGSIDPSEIEKMVNILNERLTGVPLIELNDKIYKEVATILKSHINNYDSLLNVLTGTFNLQSSERVYFGGKTNMLSQPEFNDIKKIRSLLTMIEQEKEFYELLRTNQTGISIKIGRENRVSAMENCSLITATYTVGTEQLGSIAILGPTRMEYSRVVSLLSLLSTDLSNVLTKLYQNE, encoded by the coding sequence TTGTTAACAGATCGTCAGCTATTAATCCTTCAGGTGATAATAGATGATTTTATACAATCTGCCCAACCAGTAGGTTCAAGATCATTGTCGAAAAAAGACGGCATTTCTTTTAGCTCTGCGACAATTCGTAATGAAATGGCAGACCTAGAAGATTTAGGATTTATTGAGAAAACTCATAGTTCATCTGGAAGGGTACCTTCAGAGAAGGGTTACCGATATTATGTAGATCATCTACTGTCACCACAAAGTGTATCAAAACAAGATAAAGAAGAAATAAAATCGATTTTTGCTGAACGAATTTATGAGCTGGAAAAAGTGGTACAGAAGTCTGCTCAAATTTTATCAGACTTAACAAGCTATACTTCGATTGTTCTTGGCCCAGAAGTGAATGAGAATCGCGTGAAAAAACTGCAAATCATTCCTATTAATCGGGATACCGCAGTGGCAATCATCGTTACAGACACAGGTCATGTAGAAAATCGTACCATCACATTCCCAGGTTCGATTGATCCTAGTGAAATTGAAAAAATGGTTAACATTCTAAATGAGCGTCTTACTGGTGTACCTCTCATCGAATTAAACGATAAAATTTACAAAGAGGTAGCCACAATACTCAAATCTCACATTAATAACTATGACAGCTTATTGAATGTGTTAACAGGTACATTTAATCTACAATCATCTGAGAGAGTCTATTTTGGTGGCAAAACAAATATGTTAAGTCAGCCTGAATTCAATGACATTAAAAAGATACGATCTTTATTAACGATGATTGAACAGGAAAAAGAGTTTTATGAGCTTTTACGAACTAATCAAACGGGTATTAGTATAAAAATTGGCAGAGAGAACAGAGTTAGTGCAATGGAGAACTGTAGTTTAATTACTGCAACCTACACTGTTGGAACTGAACAACTAGGTTCAATTGCCATTCTTGGCCCAACACGTATGGAGTATTCACGTGTTGTAAGCTTGCTGAGTCTATTGAGTACAGATCTGTCAAATGTCTTAACAAAACTGTATCAAAATGAATAA
- a CDS encoding oxygen-independent coproporphyrinogen III oxidase — MAQAAYLHIPFCEQICHYCDFNKVFLKGQPVEEYLQSMAIEMKNTLETHPTTGLNTIFVGGGTPTVLDMNQMELFLKSIHTHLKPVNDAIEYTFEANPGDLSKEKLQLLKDFGVNRLSFGVQTFDDELLKKIGRTHRQEDVFRSIDLAKDVGFKNISLDLIYALPGQSIESFHQTLEIAFGLEVNHFSAYSLIIEPKTVFYNLMQKGRLTLPSQENEAEMYELLMDEMEKHDYAQYEISNFSKKGFESQHNLTYWNNDEYYGIGAGAHSYIDGQRVANAGPLKKYMSLVEDSGFPYVESHKVSISEKMEEELFLGLRKTAGISKSKFENRYDKCIHTVFGRQISEQKEKGLLEETEEMLRLTRTGKLLGNEVFQAFIGVI; from the coding sequence GTGGCACAAGCAGCCTATTTACACATTCCGTTTTGCGAACAAATTTGTCATTATTGTGATTTTAATAAGGTATTTCTAAAGGGCCAACCTGTCGAAGAGTACCTTCAATCAATGGCAATAGAAATGAAAAATACTCTAGAAACTCATCCTACAACCGGATTGAATACAATCTTTGTAGGTGGCGGAACACCCACTGTTCTAGATATGAATCAAATGGAACTATTTTTAAAAAGCATCCATACGCATCTAAAACCTGTAAATGATGCAATTGAATATACATTTGAAGCAAACCCAGGAGATTTATCGAAGGAAAAGCTTCAACTACTAAAGGATTTTGGTGTTAATAGACTTAGTTTTGGAGTACAAACCTTTGATGACGAACTATTGAAGAAGATAGGGAGAACCCACCGACAAGAAGATGTGTTTCGTTCAATCGATTTAGCAAAAGATGTTGGGTTTAAGAATATTAGTCTGGATTTAATTTATGCATTGCCAGGGCAATCAATTGAAAGTTTCCATCAAACACTCGAAATAGCCTTTGGGTTAGAGGTGAATCATTTTTCTGCTTATTCACTAATTATTGAACCGAAAACAGTATTTTATAACTTGATGCAAAAAGGACGGTTAACACTACCTAGCCAAGAGAACGAGGCTGAAATGTATGAGTTATTAATGGATGAGATGGAAAAACACGATTACGCTCAATATGAAATTAGTAACTTCTCAAAAAAAGGGTTTGAGAGCCAGCATAATCTTACCTACTGGAATAATGACGAGTATTATGGGATAGGTGCTGGAGCTCATAGTTATATCGATGGACAAAGAGTCGCAAATGCTGGACCATTAAAAAAATACATGTCTCTTGTTGAGGATTCAGGTTTTCCATATGTTGAATCCCATAAAGTTAGCATTAGTGAAAAGATGGAAGAAGAGTTGTTTCTTGGGTTAAGAAAAACAGCGGGTATATCAAAAAGTAAGTTTGAAAATAGATATGATAAATGTATCCATACTGTTTTCGGACGTCAAATATCGGAACAAAAAGAAAAAGGATTGCTAGAAGAAACAGAAGAAATGCTCCGTTTAACGAGAACTGGAAAGCTACTCGGAAATGAAGTATTTCAAGCCTTTATCGGTGTAATCTAA